One region of Streptomyces rishiriensis genomic DNA includes:
- the mmpB gene encoding morphogenic membrane protein MmpB, which yields MLWSDPENEPPEELREMQETLRRLGLFLALAMVVAMLVLGLG from the coding sequence ATGCTGTGGTCCGACCCCGAGAACGAGCCCCCCGAGGAACTCCGCGAGATGCAGGAGACCCTGCGGAGACTCGGCCTCTTCCTGGCGTTGGCCATGGTGGTGGCGATGCTCGTGCTGGGGCTCGGGTAG
- a CDS encoding biotin--[acetyl-CoA-carboxylase] ligase: MTPRDAADDGASRWSDLDRPPLNAPALRRALVREGGLWSQVEVVQSTGSTNSDLVDAAGAGTVREGAVLLAEEQTSGRGRLDRRWTAPPRSGLFFSVLLTPSEVPVARWGWLPLLTGVAVATGLSRAAGVDTALKWPNDLLVTVGGEERKAGGILAERAGQESVVVGVGLNVTLRADELPVPQAGSLALAGALVTDRDPLLRGVLRALEEWYGRWRAAGGDPAASGLQETYAAGCATLGRTVRAELPGDRSIVGEAVAVDGDGRLVIATKEGVQEPVGAGDIVHLRPA; this comes from the coding sequence ATGACACCGCGAGATGCAGCAGACGACGGCGCCAGCCGGTGGTCCGATCTGGACCGTCCGCCCCTCAACGCCCCGGCGCTGCGCCGGGCGCTGGTACGCGAGGGCGGGCTGTGGTCGCAGGTGGAGGTGGTGCAGAGCACCGGTTCCACCAACTCCGACCTGGTCGACGCGGCGGGCGCAGGCACGGTGCGCGAGGGCGCGGTCCTCCTCGCCGAGGAGCAGACCTCGGGGCGCGGCCGGCTGGACCGCCGGTGGACCGCGCCCCCGCGTTCCGGGCTGTTCTTCTCCGTGCTGCTCACCCCGAGCGAGGTGCCGGTGGCCCGCTGGGGCTGGTTGCCGTTGCTCACCGGGGTGGCCGTGGCGACGGGACTGTCCCGGGCGGCGGGCGTCGACACGGCACTCAAGTGGCCCAACGACCTCCTGGTGACCGTCGGGGGAGAGGAACGCAAGGCGGGCGGCATCCTCGCGGAGCGGGCCGGACAGGAGTCGGTGGTCGTCGGGGTCGGCCTCAACGTCACCCTGCGGGCGGACGAGCTGCCGGTGCCCCAGGCGGGATCGCTGGCCCTCGCCGGCGCGCTCGTCACGGACCGGGACCCGCTGCTGAGGGGTGTCCTGCGCGCGCTGGAGGAGTGGTACGGGCGCTGGCGGGCGGCCGGCGGAGACCCGGCGGCGAGCGGTCTCCAGGAGACGTACGCGGCCGGGTGCGCGACGCTGGGACGAACGGTACGGGCCGAGCTGCCGGGGGACCGGTCGATCGTCGGCGAGGCGGTCGCGGTCGACGGGGACGGACGGCTTGTGATCGCCACGAAGGAAGGGGTACAGGAGCCGGTGGGCGCGGGGGACATCGTGCATCTGAGGCCGGCGTGA
- the hutH gene encoding histidine ammonia-lyase, with protein sequence MHTVVVGTSGVTESDVLAVARDGARIELSEEAVAALAAAREIVDALAAKPEPVYGVSTGFGALATRHISPELRAQLQRNIVRSHAAGMGPRVEREVVRALMFLRLKTLCSGHTGVRPEVAQTMADILNAGITPVVHEYGSLGCSGDLAPLSHCALTLMGEGDAEGPDGTVRPAGELLAEHGIAPVELREKEGLALLNGTDGMLGMLVMALADLDMLYKSADITAALSLEALLGTDKVLAPELHAIRPHPGQAASAANMLAVLAGSELTGHHQDDAPRVQDAYSVRCAPQVAGAGRDTMAHARLVAERELASAVDNPVVLLGDTSQALGTGGGRVESNGNFHGAPVAYVLDFLAIAVADLASIAERRTDRLLDKNRSHGLPPFLADDAGVDSGLMIAQYTQAALVSELKRLAVPASADSIPSSAMQEDHVSMGWSAARKLRTAVDNLTRVIAVELYAATRGVELREGLTPAPATRAVIEAVRKAGVQGPGPDRFLAPDLAAADAFVREGRLVAAVEPVTGPLR encoded by the coding sequence ATGCACACTGTGGTGGTGGGGACGTCCGGGGTCACCGAGTCCGACGTGCTCGCCGTGGCGCGCGACGGCGCCAGGATCGAGCTCTCCGAGGAGGCCGTGGCGGCCCTCGCCGCGGCCCGCGAGATCGTGGACGCCCTGGCGGCCAAGCCCGAGCCCGTATACGGCGTCTCCACCGGGTTCGGCGCCCTCGCCACCCGGCACATCAGCCCGGAGCTGCGCGCCCAGCTGCAGCGCAACATCGTCCGCTCGCACGCCGCCGGCATGGGCCCGCGGGTCGAGCGCGAGGTCGTGCGGGCGCTGATGTTCCTGCGGCTGAAGACCCTCTGCTCCGGGCACACCGGCGTCAGGCCCGAGGTCGCGCAGACCATGGCCGACATCCTCAACGCCGGCATCACCCCGGTCGTGCACGAGTACGGCTCACTCGGCTGCTCCGGCGACCTGGCCCCGCTGTCACACTGCGCCCTCACCCTCATGGGGGAAGGCGACGCGGAGGGCCCGGACGGCACCGTACGGCCCGCCGGCGAACTGCTCGCCGAGCACGGGATCGCCCCCGTCGAGCTGCGCGAGAAGGAGGGACTGGCGCTCCTCAACGGCACCGACGGCATGCTCGGCATGCTGGTCATGGCCCTCGCCGACCTCGACATGCTCTACAAGTCCGCCGACATCACGGCCGCGCTCAGCCTGGAGGCCCTGCTCGGCACCGACAAGGTGCTCGCCCCCGAGCTGCACGCCATCCGCCCGCACCCGGGGCAGGCCGCCTCGGCCGCCAACATGCTGGCCGTGCTGGCGGGTTCGGAACTCACCGGCCACCACCAGGACGACGCGCCCCGGGTCCAGGACGCCTACTCGGTGCGCTGTGCGCCGCAGGTCGCCGGCGCGGGCCGCGACACCATGGCGCACGCGCGGCTCGTCGCCGAGCGGGAGCTGGCCTCGGCCGTCGACAACCCGGTGGTGCTGCTCGGGGACACCTCCCAGGCTCTCGGCACCGGGGGCGGCCGGGTCGAGTCCAACGGCAACTTCCACGGCGCGCCGGTCGCCTACGTCCTGGACTTCCTGGCCATCGCCGTCGCCGACCTCGCCTCCATCGCCGAGCGGCGCACCGACCGGCTGCTGGACAAGAACCGCAGCCACGGCCTTCCGCCGTTCCTCGCCGACGACGCCGGTGTCGACTCGGGGCTGATGATCGCCCAGTACACGCAGGCCGCGCTGGTCAGCGAGCTGAAGAGGCTGGCGGTGCCGGCGTCCGCCGACTCGATCCCGTCCTCGGCGATGCAGGAGGACCATGTGTCGATGGGCTGGTCCGCGGCCCGCAAGCTGCGCACCGCCGTCGACAACCTCACGCGTGTGATCGCCGTCGAGCTGTACGCCGCCACCCGCGGTGTGGAGCTGCGCGAGGGGCTGACCCCGGCCCCGGCCACCCGGGCGGTCATCGAGGCCGTGCGCAAGGCGGGCGTCCAGGGCCCGGGCCCGGACCGCTTCCTCGCGCCCGACCTCGCGGCGGCGGACGCCTTCGTGCGCGAGGGACGGCTCGTCGCCGCGGTGGAGCCGGTCACCGGACCCCTGCGCTAG
- a CDS encoding acyl-CoA carboxylase epsilon subunit, translating to MTIKVVRGNPTPEELAAALAVVRARAAAAAATPSGAEGARDAWSDPARIAGQRLPQPGQASWTRTYWPS from the coding sequence GTGACGATCAAGGTCGTACGGGGCAACCCGACCCCCGAGGAGCTCGCCGCCGCCCTGGCGGTGGTCCGGGCCCGCGCCGCGGCGGCAGCGGCCACACCGTCCGGCGCGGAAGGCGCCAGGGACGCGTGGTCCGACCCCGCCCGCATCGCGGGACAGCGCCTGCCGCAGCCCGGCCAGGCCTCCTGGACCCGCACCTACTGGCCGTCCTAG
- a CDS encoding Maf family protein produces MRRLVLASQSPARLNLLRQAGLAPEVIVSGVDEDAVTAPTPADLALALAEAKASVVAAKPEVKGALVIGCDSVLDLDGEALGKPADAAEATARWKAMRGRAGTLQTGHCVYDTVSGRYTSATASTVVRFGEPTDEEIAAYVASGEPLHVAGAFTLDGRSAPFIEGIDGDHGNVIGISLPLVRRLLAHLGVGITELWAPSEA; encoded by the coding sequence ATGCGCCGACTCGTCCTCGCCTCCCAGTCCCCCGCCCGGCTGAACCTGCTGCGACAGGCCGGTCTCGCCCCCGAGGTGATCGTGAGCGGGGTCGACGAGGACGCCGTCACCGCCCCCACCCCGGCCGACCTGGCGCTCGCGCTCGCCGAGGCGAAGGCCTCCGTGGTGGCCGCGAAGCCCGAGGTCAAGGGCGCGCTGGTGATCGGCTGCGACTCGGTGCTGGACCTGGACGGCGAGGCGCTGGGCAAGCCCGCGGACGCCGCGGAGGCCACCGCGCGCTGGAAGGCGATGCGCGGCCGGGCCGGGACGCTCCAGACCGGCCACTGCGTCTACGACACCGTCAGCGGGCGCTACACCTCCGCGACCGCCTCCACCGTCGTGCGCTTCGGCGAGCCGACCGACGAGGAGATCGCGGCGTACGTCGCCTCGGGCGAACCCCTCCACGTCGCCGGGGCGTTCACCCTCGACGGCCGCTCCGCCCCGTTCATCGAGGGCATCGACGGCGACCACGGCAACGTCATCGGCATCAGCCTGCCCCTGGTGCGCCGGCTGCTGGCGCACCTGGGCGTAGGGATCACGGAGTTGTGGGCGCCGTCGGAGGCGTGA
- a CDS encoding L,D-transpeptidase: MEKRVMTDSRRRRGLMTASALLGGVLVLSACSGGDSDAADGGGSSSQAKADEAAAKKSSEAQIKITPADGSDNASINNSATVTVSKGTLTAVTMTTSEGTAVEGTLSADKTSWKPTTQLERSTTYKVAAEAKDSGGLVAHENASFTTVSPDNSFIGNFTPENGSTVGVGMPVSINFNKEITNKAAVQKGVTVTSTSGQEVVCHWFSTQRMDCRPEDYWKENSTVTLKLALDGVEGANGVFGVQQKTVTFQIGRNQVSYVDAKTKQMKVTHNGAVIKTIPISAGSPDNKTYEGQMVMSEKFKETRMNGATVGFTDDDGKGEYDIKDVPHAIRLTNSGTFVHGNYWGAKSIFGSVNTSHGCVGLSDTKGANDSGTAGYWFYTNSIVGDVVVVKNTGDKTVSPDNGLNGWNMDWAQWKAGSAV, encoded by the coding sequence ATGGAGAAGCGTGTGATGACGGACAGTAGGCGGCGCCGGGGTCTGATGACCGCGTCCGCACTGCTCGGCGGTGTTCTGGTGCTTTCTGCGTGTTCCGGCGGCGACAGTGACGCGGCCGACGGCGGAGGCAGCTCCTCGCAGGCCAAGGCCGACGAGGCGGCGGCCAAGAAGTCCTCCGAGGCCCAGATCAAGATCACGCCCGCGGACGGCTCGGACAACGCCTCCATCAACAACTCGGCGACCGTCACGGTGAGCAAGGGCACGCTCACCGCGGTGACGATGACCACGTCCGAGGGCACGGCCGTCGAGGGCACGCTCTCCGCCGACAAGACCAGCTGGAAGCCGACCACCCAGCTCGAGCGCTCCACCACCTACAAGGTGGCGGCGGAGGCGAAGGACTCGGGCGGCCTCGTGGCACACGAGAACGCCTCCTTCACGACGGTCTCCCCGGACAACAGCTTCATAGGCAACTTCACGCCGGAGAACGGTTCGACCGTCGGCGTGGGGATGCCCGTGTCGATCAACTTCAACAAGGAGATCACCAACAAGGCGGCCGTGCAGAAGGGCGTCACGGTCACCTCCACCAGCGGTCAGGAGGTCGTCTGCCACTGGTTCTCCACCCAGCGGATGGACTGCCGTCCCGAGGACTACTGGAAGGAGAACTCCACCGTCACGCTGAAGCTCGCGCTCGACGGAGTGGAGGGCGCCAACGGTGTCTTCGGCGTCCAGCAGAAGACGGTCACCTTCCAGATCGGCCGCAACCAGGTCTCCTACGTCGACGCGAAGACCAAGCAGATGAAGGTCACGCACAACGGCGCGGTCATCAAGACCATCCCGATCTCCGCCGGCTCGCCCGACAACAAGACGTACGAGGGCCAGATGGTGATGTCGGAGAAGTTCAAGGAGACGCGCATGAACGGCGCGACCGTGGGCTTCACCGATGACGACGGCAAGGGCGAGTACGACATCAAGGACGTGCCGCACGCCATCCGCCTCACCAACTCCGGCACCTTCGTGCACGGCAACTACTGGGGTGCGAAGTCCATCTTCGGCTCGGTGAACACCAGCCACGGCTGCGTGGGCCTGTCCGACACCAAGGGCGCCAACGACTCGGGCACGGCGGGCTACTGGTTCTACACCAACTCCATCGTCGGCGACGTCGTGGTGGTCAAGAACACCGGCGACAAGACCGTGTCCCCGGACAACGGCCTCAACGGCTGGAACATGGACTGGGCGCAGTGGAAGGCGGGTTCGGCCGTCTGA
- a CDS encoding adenylate/guanylate cyclase domain-containing protein has translation MTVDDTGSGAGADGRGNLPAAEPGEPGDPGEDPHPLALRLEQLILGAERRYTPFQAARSAGVSMELASRFWRAMGFADIGQARALTEADVLALRRLAGLVEAGLLSEAMAVQVARSTGQTTARLAEWQIDSFLEGLTEPPEPGMTRTEVTYPIVELLLPELEEFLVYVWRRQLAASAGRVVQAADDEEMVDRRLAVAFADLVGFTRLTRRMEEEELGELVEAFETTAADLVAARGGRLIKTLGDEVLYAADDAGIAADIALLLVETMSNDETMPELRVGMAFGTVTTRMGDVFGTTVNLASRLTSIAPRDAVLVDSAFAEELIRTGDAPASEAEAAEEAAAAEKEGEAPPKYRFALQPMWQRPVRGLGVVEPWLLTRRNDVEG, from the coding sequence GTGACCGTCGACGACACGGGCTCCGGCGCGGGCGCGGACGGCCGGGGAAACCTGCCGGCCGCGGAACCCGGTGAGCCGGGCGACCCCGGTGAGGACCCGCATCCTCTCGCCCTGCGCCTCGAACAGCTCATCCTCGGCGCCGAGCGGCGTTACACCCCGTTCCAGGCCGCCCGCAGCGCCGGTGTCTCCATGGAGCTGGCGTCGCGCTTCTGGCGGGCCATGGGCTTCGCCGACATCGGGCAGGCCAGGGCGCTCACCGAGGCCGACGTCCTCGCCCTGCGGCGGCTGGCCGGTCTCGTGGAGGCGGGGCTGCTGAGCGAGGCGATGGCCGTGCAGGTGGCGCGGTCCACGGGGCAGACCACCGCCCGTCTGGCGGAGTGGCAGATCGACTCCTTCCTGGAGGGGCTGACCGAGCCGCCCGAGCCGGGGATGACCCGTACCGAGGTCACGTATCCCATCGTCGAGCTGCTGCTGCCCGAACTGGAGGAGTTCCTCGTCTACGTCTGGCGCCGGCAGCTCGCCGCCTCGGCGGGCCGGGTCGTACAGGCAGCCGACGACGAGGAGATGGTCGACCGGCGGCTGGCCGTCGCCTTCGCGGACCTCGTCGGCTTCACGCGGCTGACCCGGCGGATGGAGGAGGAGGAGCTCGGCGAACTCGTCGAGGCCTTCGAGACGACCGCCGCCGACCTGGTCGCCGCGCGCGGCGGACGGCTGATCAAGACGCTCGGCGACGAGGTGCTGTACGCGGCCGACGACGCGGGCATCGCCGCCGACATCGCGCTGCTGCTCGTCGAGACGATGAGCAACGACGAGACGATGCCCGAACTCCGCGTCGGCATGGCCTTCGGCACGGTCACCACCCGGATGGGCGATGTCTTCGGCACGACGGTCAACCTGGCGTCCCGGCTGACGTCGATAGCTCCCCGGGACGCCGTCCTCGTCGACAGCGCCTTCGCCGAGGAGCTGATCCGCACCGGCGACGCCCCGGCTTCGGAGGCCGAGGCGGCGGAGGAGGCGGCCGCCGCCGAGAAGGAGGGCGAGGCGCCGCCGAAGTACCGCTTCGCGCTCCAGCCGATGTGGCAGCGGCCGGTGCGCGGTCTCGGCGTGGTCGAGCCCTGGCTGCTGACCCGGCGCAACGACGTCGAAGGCTAG
- a CDS encoding GGDEF domain-containing protein, whose protein sequence is MGEDRRLVAVVALAQGMAAAHTPRESWRAAALGACRALSGGFAALSVWERDLGRLRVLVNVGDRAADEDEFPESEAYPVHQFPEITEFLHERWVAGGEPDAWVETAQGPAAGSPGYCHQRVAALRRRGRGSCVVAPIVLHGRAWGELYVARSVGTPVFDRADADFATVLAAVVAAGLAQTERLEEARRLAFTDALTGLANRRAVDVRLEEAVERHRAEGIVVSLVVCDLNGLKRVNDTLGHAVGDRLLERFGSVLSLCGAMLPGALAARLGGDEFCLLAVGPLADDVVKVADELCRRAGELELGEGVACGVASTEDPIGPVSSARRLFRLADAAQYRAKAVRAARPVVAGREGPDDPVVRLADEPPHERAGERRRFRGRR, encoded by the coding sequence ATGGGTGAGGACAGACGCCTGGTGGCCGTGGTGGCGCTCGCGCAGGGGATGGCGGCCGCGCACACCCCCCGCGAGTCCTGGCGCGCGGCCGCACTCGGGGCCTGCCGGGCGCTCTCCGGCGGCTTCGCCGCGCTCTCGGTGTGGGAGCGGGACCTCGGGCGGCTGCGCGTTCTGGTGAACGTGGGGGACCGGGCCGCCGACGAGGACGAGTTCCCGGAGAGCGAGGCCTATCCGGTGCACCAGTTCCCCGAGATCACCGAGTTCCTGCACGAGCGCTGGGTGGCCGGCGGGGAGCCCGACGCCTGGGTGGAGACGGCTCAGGGGCCCGCCGCAGGGAGCCCCGGCTACTGCCATCAGCGGGTCGCCGCCCTGCGCCGCCGGGGCCGCGGCTCCTGTGTGGTCGCGCCGATCGTGCTGCACGGCCGCGCCTGGGGCGAGCTGTACGTCGCCCGTTCCGTGGGCACTCCCGTCTTCGACCGGGCCGACGCCGACTTCGCCACCGTCCTCGCCGCCGTCGTCGCCGCCGGGCTCGCCCAGACCGAGCGGCTCGAGGAGGCCCGCCGGCTCGCCTTCACCGACGCGCTCACCGGTCTGGCCAACCGCCGCGCCGTCGACGTACGACTGGAGGAGGCGGTCGAGCGGCATCGCGCGGAGGGGATCGTCGTCAGCCTGGTGGTGTGCGACCTCAACGGGCTGAAGCGGGTCAACGACACCCTCGGGCACGCCGTCGGAGACCGGCTCCTGGAGCGGTTCGGGTCGGTGCTGTCGCTGTGCGGGGCCATGCTGCCCGGCGCGCTGGCCGCCCGGCTCGGCGGCGACGAGTTCTGTCTGCTGGCCGTCGGGCCGCTCGCCGACGATGTCGTCAAGGTCGCCGACGAGCTCTGCCGGCGGGCCGGTGAGCTGGAGCTCGGGGAGGGGGTGGCCTGCGGGGTCGCCTCCACCGAGGACCCCATCGGGCCGGTGTCCTCCGCCCGCAGGCTGTTCCGGCTGGCCGACGCCGCCCAGTACCGGGCCAAGGCGGTGCGGGCCGCCCGGCCGGTGGTCGCCGGGCGGGAAGGTCCCGACGATCCCGTCGTGCGCCTCGCCGACGAGCCCCCCCACGAGCGGGCCGGCGAGCGGCGGCGGTTCAGGGGGCGGCGCTGA
- a CDS encoding acyl-CoA carboxylase subunit beta, whose product MSEPEERHEIPGIDIHTTAGKLADLQRRIEEATHAGSARAVEKQHAKGKLTARERIELLLDEGSFVELDEFARHRSTNFGLESNRPYGDGVVTGYGTVDGRPVAVFSQDFTVFGGALGEVYGQKIVKVMDFALKTGCPVIGINDSGGARIQEGVASLGAYGEIFRRNTHASGVIPQISLVVGPCAGGAVYSPAITDFTVMVDQTSHMFITGPDVIKTVTGEDVGFEELGGARTHNAVSGVAHHMAGDEKDAIEYVKQLLSYLPSNNLSEAPVFPEEADLSVTEEDLELDSIVPDSANQPYDMHTVIEHVLDDAEFFETQALFAPNILTGYGRVEGHPVGIVANQPMQFAGCLDITASEKAARFVRTCDAFNIPVITFVDVPGFLPGVDQEHDGIIRRGAKLIYAYAEATVPLITVITRKAFGGAYDVMGSKHLGADLNLAWPTAQIAVMGAQGAVNILHRRTLAEAAASGEDLETVRARLIREYEDALLNPYVAAERGYVDSVIMPSDTRRHIVRGLRQLRTKRESLPPKKHGNIPL is encoded by the coding sequence ATGTCCGAGCCGGAAGAGCGCCACGAGATCCCAGGGATCGACATCCACACGACCGCGGGCAAGCTCGCGGATCTCCAGCGGCGCATCGAGGAAGCGACGCACGCCGGTTCGGCGCGTGCCGTCGAGAAGCAGCACGCCAAGGGCAAGTTGACGGCCCGTGAGCGGATCGAGCTGCTCCTCGACGAGGGCTCGTTCGTCGAGTTGGACGAGTTCGCCCGGCACCGTTCCACCAACTTCGGCCTGGAGAGCAACCGTCCGTACGGAGACGGCGTCGTCACCGGGTACGGCACGGTCGACGGCCGTCCGGTCGCCGTCTTCTCCCAGGACTTCACGGTCTTCGGCGGCGCGCTCGGCGAGGTCTACGGCCAGAAGATCGTCAAGGTGATGGACTTCGCGCTGAAGACCGGCTGCCCGGTCATCGGCATCAACGACTCCGGCGGCGCCCGCATCCAGGAGGGCGTCGCGTCCCTGGGCGCGTACGGCGAGATCTTCCGCCGCAACACGCACGCGTCCGGGGTGATCCCGCAGATCAGCCTGGTCGTGGGCCCGTGCGCGGGCGGCGCGGTGTACTCGCCCGCGATCACCGACTTCACGGTGATGGTGGACCAGACCTCGCACATGTTCATCACCGGTCCGGACGTCATCAAGACGGTCACCGGCGAGGACGTCGGCTTCGAGGAGCTGGGCGGCGCGCGCACCCACAACGCGGTGTCGGGCGTGGCGCACCACATGGCCGGCGACGAGAAGGACGCCATCGAGTACGTCAAGCAGCTGCTGTCGTACCTGCCGTCCAACAACCTCTCCGAGGCTCCGGTGTTCCCGGAGGAGGCGGACCTGTCCGTCACCGAGGAGGACCTGGAGCTGGACTCCATCGTCCCGGACAGCGCCAACCAGCCGTACGACATGCACACGGTGATCGAACACGTGCTGGACGACGCCGAGTTCTTCGAGACGCAGGCGCTCTTCGCGCCCAACATCCTCACCGGCTACGGCCGCGTCGAGGGCCACCCGGTCGGCATCGTCGCCAACCAGCCGATGCAGTTCGCCGGGTGTCTGGACATCACGGCCTCGGAGAAGGCAGCCCGCTTCGTCCGCACCTGCGACGCCTTCAACATCCCGGTCATCACGTTCGTGGACGTGCCCGGCTTCCTGCCCGGCGTCGACCAGGAGCACGACGGCATCATCCGCCGCGGCGCCAAGCTGATCTACGCCTACGCCGAGGCCACCGTCCCGCTGATCACCGTCATCACCCGCAAGGCCTTCGGCGGCGCCTACGACGTCATGGGCTCCAAGCACCTGGGCGCGGACCTCAACCTGGCCTGGCCGACCGCCCAGATCGCCGTGATGGGCGCCCAGGGCGCGGTCAACATCCTGCACCGCCGCACCCTGGCGGAGGCGGCGGCGAGCGGTGAGGATCTGGAGACGGTGCGCGCCCGGCTGATCCGGGAGTACGAGGATGCCCTCCTCAACCCCTACGTCGCGGCCGAACGCGGCTACGTCGACTCGGTGATCATGCCGTCCGACACCCGTCGGCACATCGTGCGCGGCCTGCGTCAGCTGCGCACCAAGCGGGAATCCCTCCCTCCGAAGAAGCACGGCAACATCCCCCTCTAA
- a CDS encoding LPXTG cell wall anchor domain-containing protein, which translates to MSSARRSLLTATAAGTLLGALWFVPSANASQDTPARTDTTTQITTQARAASTTTTGTDTTTGTADGTTGTTARAAADTTADTAADTTADDGVRLADTGSFDTTPYVVGGTTLLALGAGFVVYSVRRERLGF; encoded by the coding sequence GTGTCATCCGCTCGACGTTCGTTGCTGACCGCCACCGCCGCGGGGACCCTGCTGGGCGCCCTGTGGTTCGTCCCGTCCGCGAACGCGTCCCAGGACACCCCGGCCAGAACGGACACGACGACGCAGATCACGACCCAGGCACGGGCCGCGTCGACGACCACGACCGGCACCGACACCACCACCGGCACGGCCGACGGCACGACCGGGACGACAGCCAGGGCGGCTGCCGACACCACGGCCGATACTGCGGCCGACACCACGGCCGACGACGGCGTCCGGCTCGCCGACACCGGCAGTTTCGACACGACCCCGTACGTCGTCGGCGGAACAACGCTCCTCGCCCTGGGTGCGGGGTTCGTGGTTTATTCCGTTCGCCGGGAACGTCTGGGTTTTTGA
- a CDS encoding enoyl-CoA hydratase/isomerase family protein — protein MSEERFGEFVLVRRHGDGGHVAELVLDRPKAMNAVSTDMARSIAGACAALGGERDVRVVVLTSTHERAFCVGADLKERNSFSDAELLRQRPLTRAAYTGVLELPVPSVAAVHGFALGGGFELALACDVIVADGTAVVGLPEVSVGVIPGGGGTQLLPRRVGAARAAELVFTARRVAAAEARDLGLVDVLVDEGRDREEALALAARIAGNSPVGLRAAKRALRLGQGLELRAGLEIEDAAWRAVAFSGDRAEGVAAFNEKRKPQWPGE, from the coding sequence ATGAGCGAGGAGCGGTTCGGGGAGTTCGTCCTGGTGCGGCGGCACGGGGACGGCGGGCACGTCGCCGAGCTGGTCCTCGACCGGCCGAAGGCCATGAACGCCGTCTCCACCGACATGGCGCGGTCCATCGCCGGGGCCTGCGCGGCGCTCGGCGGGGAGCGGGACGTGCGGGTGGTGGTGCTGACCTCGACGCACGAGCGGGCGTTCTGCGTCGGCGCCGACCTCAAGGAGCGGAACTCCTTCAGCGACGCCGAGCTGCTGCGGCAGCGGCCCCTCACCCGCGCCGCGTACACCGGGGTGCTGGAGCTGCCGGTGCCCTCGGTCGCGGCGGTGCACGGCTTCGCGCTGGGCGGCGGCTTCGAACTGGCGCTGGCGTGCGACGTGATCGTGGCGGACGGTACGGCCGTGGTCGGGCTGCCTGAGGTGTCGGTCGGCGTGATCCCCGGCGGCGGCGGGACCCAGTTGCTGCCGCGCCGGGTGGGGGCGGCGCGGGCGGCCGAGCTGGTGTTCACGGCGCGCCGGGTGGCGGCGGCCGAGGCGCGGGACCTGGGTCTGGTGGACGTCCTGGTGGACGAGGGGCGGGACCGGGAGGAGGCGCTGGCACTGGCCGCGCGGATCGCGGGCAACTCGCCCGTGGGCCTGCGGGCGGCGAAGCGGGCGCTGCGCCTGGGGCAGGGACTGGAGCTGCGGGCCGGGCTCGAGATCGAGGACGCCGCGTGGCGGGCGGTGGCCTTCTCCGGGGACCGGGCGGAGGGCGTGGCGGCCTTCAACGAGAAGCGGAAGCCGCAATGGCCGGGCGAGTGA